The genome window CTGCGTGGGCGCACTCGTGTCCGTCGAGCCGCCGTTCTACCAGGGCGTCACGGTGGTCGCGCGGCTGCGCGCCCGGCGCCGGACGACGGCGGGCACGCTCGGCGCGCGGGCGACCCAGGCCCTCTACGACTACTTCAACCCGCTCAGCGGCGGCCCGGACGGCGACGGCTGGCCGTTCGGGCGGCCGGTGCAGTCGGGCGAGGTCTTCGCGGTGCTGCAACGGCTTCCCGGCGTCGAGCTGGTGGAAGACGTGCGCCTGTTCGCCGCGAACCCGATCACCCGCGAACGCGGCGACCAGGCCGACCGGCTCGACCTGCCGCCGCAGGCGCTCGCGTTCTCGTTCGGGCACCAGGTGCGGGTGCGGGAGGCCGGCGCATGAGGGCCGGGATCCCGGGCCTGCCGAGCCCGCACCCGATCGGCGAGCAGCTGCCCGCGGTGTACGCCGACGACCGGTTCGTGCGGGGCTTCACCGGCGCGCTCGACGAGGTCCTCGCCCCGATCCTGTCCACATTGGACAACTTCGCGGGCTACCTGGACCCGGGGGTGGCGCCCGAGGACTTCGTCGGCTGGCTGGCGCACTGGGTCGCGCTGCGCGTCGACGAGAGCTGGAGCCCGGCGCAGCTGCGGGAGCTGGTCACGCGGTCGGTCGAGCTGCACCGGTGGCGCGGCACCCGGCGTGGCCTGGCCGAGCACGTGCGGCTGCTCACCGGTGGCGTGGTCGAGCTGACCGACAGCGGCGGGGTCGTGGCCTCGCCGCGGCCCGGCGCGCCGCTGCCGGACCCGGGCCCGGCCTGGGTGCAGGTGCGAGTCCGGGTGCCCGACCCGGCCCGGGTGGACCGGCGGCGGCTGACGGCGGCGGTCGTGGACGCGGTGCCCGCCCACGTGCGGGTCGCGGTGGAAGTGGTGGAGGGGTAGCGGATGGTCATCTACGCCGAGTGCGGGCACCAGGGTCCCGCCGACGTCGAGTTCTGCGGTGAATGCGGCCGGTACCTGAAGTGGGACGACGGCCCCGTCGCGGTGCGGTCGCAGCCGGTGGTGCAGCAGCAGGTCGTGCAGCCCGCCGAGCCGCTCGCCCCGGTCCGGCAGCCGGTGCGGCAGACCGTCGAGGACCAGGTCCTCCACCCTGGCGACCTGATCTGCGGCCGGTGCGGCAAGGGCAACGTGCCCACCCGCAACTTCTGCGGCCGCTGCGGCGCGTCGCTGGCCGAGTCCGAGGTCGTCAAGACGTCGTGGTGGCGGCGGCTGTTCGGCCGCAAGCCGAAGGAGCACAAAGCCGGGGCCCGGCCGGGCAAGGACGGCGTCCGCCGCCGGACCGGGCGGGCCGGGGCCGCGCGCCGGACCGCCGGCAAGGTGATCCGCCGCGCCGTCGCGGTGGCGCTGGTGCTCGCGGCGCTGGTCTACGCGCTCTACCAGCCGTTCCGTGGGGCGATCAACACCGCGGCGACCGGGCTGTGGGGCCAGGTGACCGGCATCTTCGAGGCCAAGCTGAACCCGGTCCGCCCGGTCAAGGTGACCGCGACCGCGCAGGTGACCGGGCACGCGGCCCCGCTGGTCAGCGACAACGCCAAGAACACCTTCTGGGCGGCCCCGACCGACCGGGAACCCGCGCTGGTGTTCACCTTCGACCACCCCGCGGACCTGCGGAAGGCGATCGTGTACTCCGGCGACGCCGCGAACTTCCAGGCCGCGCACCGGCCGCAGAAGCTGCACCTGGTCTTCTCCACCGGCAAGACCTACGACATGGCGCTGGCCGACACGCCCGACGCCCAGGAAGTCCCGATCGAGAACAGCGCCGGCGCGACCAGCGTCGAGCTGCACGTGACCGGGCTGCACCGCTCGCTCAACGGCACCGACGTCGCGATCTCCGAGATCGAACTGTTCGAAGCCGGCTGAGCCACCGACAGCTTGGGGAGGACCGACCATGCGCGCGAACCGGGTGGTGGCGGGCACCGCGGTCGTCGCGGTGCTCGGCGGCTGGGCGATCGGCGGAGCGCTCTCGCCGACCGCGGCGCAGGCACCCGCACCGGGGGCGGCGCCCTACCGCGTCGGCTACGTCAGCGCGGCCACCACCGGCCTGTTCCAGCCGGGCCCGGAAGGCGCGGAACCGGCGCTGCCGCCCGGGGCCGGGAGCGTCGACTCCGACGCGTCCGCGGGCACCGGCGGCATCGTGTGGGTCAGCCACCGCGCGCCGTCCGCTGGCGGCGCCGAGCGGGACGGCGAGCTGTTCTTCTTGAGTGACACCGCCAAGGCTCCGGTGCGGCTCACCACCGACGAGACCGTGGACACCCACCCCGCGCTGTCCCCCGACGGCCGCACGGTCGCGTTCGCCTCGGACCGCACCGGCAGCCGGAAGCTGTTCGTGATCGGCGTGGACGGCCGCGGCCTGCGCCAGCTGACCACCGGGCCGGCCGCCGACGACTCGCCGAGCTGGTCACCCGACGGCACCCGGCTGGCGTTCAGCAGCACCCGCGACGACCCCGCCGGGGACATCTACACCGTCCCGGCCGCCGGCGGCGTCCCCACCCGCCTGACCGCGGATCCGGCCGCGGACACCCAGCCCGCCTGGGGGCCGGCGCGGATCGCGTTCACCACCACGCGCTTCCACCCGGCGGGCGACGTCGTGCTGATGGCCGACACCGGGGGCGCGGTCACCCGCGCGGTGCCCGATCCCGGGGACTCCGCCGAGCCCGCGTGGTCCCCGGACGGCACCCGGCTGGCGTTCACCACCCACACGCCGGACCCGCTCGGCGACGTCAAGCAGGTCTCCGGCGGCCGGGTCTCGGCCATCTCGGCGCTGCCCGGCACCGGCGAGACCGAACCGGCGTTCCGGGCGAGCGGGCAGCCGGTGTTCACCGAGCTGCGCGCGGGCGGCAGCACCGACGTCTGGAGCGCGGACGCGACCGGCGGCGACCGCCGGGACCTCACCCAGCGCCCCGACGCCGACGAGTTCGACCCCGCGTTCTCCGCCGACGGCACGCTGCTGGCCTACACCCAGGCCGGCCCCGGCGAATCCGCGCGGACCGAGATCTTCGTGGCGAACGCCGACGGCAGCGCACCTCGTACGCTAACCGGCCCGGTGGCCGGGACCAAACGCGAGCGGCACCCGGCGTGGTCCCCGGACGCGACGACGATCGCGTACACCGACACCGTCTTCGAAGGCGAGAGCCGCCGGGACGTCGTCCGGATCGCCCGGGTCGCCGACGGCCTCGTTCTCGGCGAGATCCCGATGCCACCGCACCTGCGCGGCGACGACTCGCAGCCGGTGTGGTCGGCCGACGGCACGAAGATCACCCTGACGCGCGCGGCCACCCGGACGCCACCACCAGGACCGTCCAGAGTGGACCCCGCCGTCGTCGACATCCCGGTCGGCCAAGGCTCTTCGGCGACCATCGGGAAGACCGTGCCGACCGACAAGATCCGCTCCAAGCCCGACATCGTCCTGCTGATGGACCAGACCGCTTCGATGGGCGGCGGCGAAGGCGGACCCGGGGTGCTCGGCCAGGTGAAGCAGAACCTCGGCGCGGTCATCGACGCCGTGCGGACGCGGGAAGCCGACGTGCGGTTCGCGGTCGCGGCCTTCGGCGACGCCGCCGACCCGGACGACGTCATCGGCGGAACGCGCGTCCCGCGTTCCTTCTTCGTCCAGCAGCCGCTGACGGCGGTGGGCGCCGATCCCGCGGACCCCGGCCGCACGCTGCTGGCCGACGCGTTCGGCCGGATCCGGGCCGACTTCGGCGGCGACACGGCCGAAGACTGGCTCGCGGCGCTGCAGAAGGTCGCGACCGGCGCGATCACGTTCCGCCCGGACAGCAGCCGGATCATCGTGCTGGTCGGGGACGCGGCCAGCCACGAAGACCCGCCCGAGAAGGGCTCGGCGGTCAAAGCCGCGGTGATCGCGGCGCTGAACGCGGCGAAGATCAGCGTGGTGGCCGTGCCCGCGGTCACCGGCGGCGAAGGCGCGGACTCGACCCTCGACTACCGGGGGCAGGCGACCGCGGTCGCGAACGGGACCGACGGCGTCCTCACCGCGGGCACCGAAGCGGCGGGGATCACGGAGGCGATCATCAAGGGCATCGGCGACCTCCCGGTCTCGGTGCGGCCGGTGCCCTTCTGCGACAGCGGCCTGACCCTCACCTTCGATCCGGAAGGCGCCCAACAGGTCCCGGGCGGCACCCCCGCGCGGTTCACCGAGACCGCGATCGTCGCCGCGACCGCGCCCCTGGGCGCCCGCCTGCACTGCCGCGTCGAGTTCCGGCTCAACGGCGAGCCCACCGCGCGCCCCGGCTACACCGAGGACGTCACGGTGCGGGTCAAGGACCCGCGGCTCCCACTGATCACCGTCCACGACACGACGGTGACCGGCACCGCCCCGACGGTCATCGAGTACCCCGCGACCGCGATCGACGCCGACCGCGAAACCCCGATCACGCCGTTCTGCACACCGTCGTCGGGCAGCCTGTTCCCGGTCGGGGCCACCACCGTGACGTGCACCGCGACCGGGCGGAACGGCACCGCCACCGAAACCGCCGTCATGGCGGTCGACCCGGGCGGGGAACGGCAAGAACTGTGGCAAGTCGAGCTCGCCCCGGCGCCCGACAGCGTCGGCACCGGAACCCAGCGGGACCTCTCGCCCTCGTTCGGCACGCCGTGCGGCACCGGCCGGCAGGGCTCGGCCGATGTGTCACCGGACGGCGCCACGATCGTGTTCCAGAACGACAACCGGCTGATCTGCGCCGCGCCCGCCGACGGCGGCCAGGGCCGGGTGCTGGCGCAGGACGCCGGGTTCGTCGACGACCCGGCGTGGTCGCCGGACGGCGCACTGGTCGCCTTCGACAGCGCACCCGGGGAATCCCGGCCGGGCATCCAGGTCGTGCCCGCCGCCGGTGGCGCGCCCGCGGTGCTGATCGCCGGTCCCGGCGGGGCGTCGCAGCCGGCGTTCCAGCGGATCGCCGACGTCGCCGTGACCGCCACGGCCGTCCCCGCCGCGATCGCGTTCGGCGGCCTCACGACGTTCGAGTTCGTGGTCACCAACCACGGGGCCGCGGTCGCGCCCGGCGCCGGCCTGTTCGTCCGGCTGACCGCCGGCCTGCGGCCGCAGGCGCCCATCACCACCGCCGGCACCTGCACGCCGGACCTGGTCTGCGCGTTCGGCGCGCTTGCCCCGGGCGCCCAGGTGCGGGTGCGGTTCAGCGCCACCGGCGTCGTGGCCGGGCCGCAGGCCGCGACCGGCACGGTCACCACGGCGGGCGGGGACGCCGACGTGCGGGACAACTCCGCCACGGCGGTCGTCACCGTCGCCGAGAAGCCGCTGCCCCCCGTCACCCCGGGGTCGCTGTCGCTGGGGATGGCGGTGTCGGCCGTGCCGCTGTTCGTCGGCGGCGACGACGTCGTGCTGACCTTCCTGGTCCACAACGGTTCCGGGGCGCCGATGCCGGACGTGCGG of Amycolatopsis solani contains these proteins:
- a CDS encoding NADase-type glycan-binding domain-containing protein is translated as MVIYAECGHQGPADVEFCGECGRYLKWDDGPVAVRSQPVVQQQVVQPAEPLAPVRQPVRQTVEDQVLHPGDLICGRCGKGNVPTRNFCGRCGASLAESEVVKTSWWRRLFGRKPKEHKAGARPGKDGVRRRTGRAGAARRTAGKVIRRAVAVALVLAALVYALYQPFRGAINTAATGLWGQVTGIFEAKLNPVRPVKVTATAQVTGHAAPLVSDNAKNTFWAAPTDREPALVFTFDHPADLRKAIVYSGDAANFQAAHRPQKLHLVFSTGKTYDMALADTPDAQEVPIENSAGATSVELHVTGLHRSLNGTDVAISEIELFEAG
- a CDS encoding translocation protein TolB translates to MRANRVVAGTAVVAVLGGWAIGGALSPTAAQAPAPGAAPYRVGYVSAATTGLFQPGPEGAEPALPPGAGSVDSDASAGTGGIVWVSHRAPSAGGAERDGELFFLSDTAKAPVRLTTDETVDTHPALSPDGRTVAFASDRTGSRKLFVIGVDGRGLRQLTTGPAADDSPSWSPDGTRLAFSSTRDDPAGDIYTVPAAGGVPTRLTADPAADTQPAWGPARIAFTTTRFHPAGDVVLMADTGGAVTRAVPDPGDSAEPAWSPDGTRLAFTTHTPDPLGDVKQVSGGRVSAISALPGTGETEPAFRASGQPVFTELRAGGSTDVWSADATGGDRRDLTQRPDADEFDPAFSADGTLLAYTQAGPGESARTEIFVANADGSAPRTLTGPVAGTKRERHPAWSPDATTIAYTDTVFEGESRRDVVRIARVADGLVLGEIPMPPHLRGDDSQPVWSADGTKITLTRAATRTPPPGPSRVDPAVVDIPVGQGSSATIGKTVPTDKIRSKPDIVLLMDQTASMGGGEGGPGVLGQVKQNLGAVIDAVRTREADVRFAVAAFGDAADPDDVIGGTRVPRSFFVQQPLTAVGADPADPGRTLLADAFGRIRADFGGDTAEDWLAALQKVATGAITFRPDSSRIIVLVGDAASHEDPPEKGSAVKAAVIAALNAAKISVVAVPAVTGGEGADSTLDYRGQATAVANGTDGVLTAGTEAAGITEAIIKGIGDLPVSVRPVPFCDSGLTLTFDPEGAQQVPGGTPARFTETAIVAATAPLGARLHCRVEFRLNGEPTARPGYTEDVTVRVKDPRLPLITVHDTTVTGTAPTVIEYPATAIDADRETPITPFCTPSSGSLFPVGATTVTCTATGRNGTATETAVMAVDPGGERQELWQVELAPAPDSVGTGTQRDLSPSFGTPCGTGRQGSADVSPDGATIVFQNDNRLICAAPADGGQGRVLAQDAGFVDDPAWSPDGALVAFDSAPGESRPGIQVVPAAGGAPAVLIAGPGGASQPAFQRIADVAVTATAVPAAIAFGGLTTFEFVVTNHGAAVAPGAGLFVRLTAGLRPQAPITTAGTCTPDLVCAFGALAPGAQVRVRFSATGVVAGPQAATGTVTTAGGDADVRDNSATAVVTVAEKPLPPVTPGSLSLGMAVSAVPLFVGGDDVVLTFLVHNGSGAPMPDVRLVTQLPPGLPATAVTPGCAPGGGSCALGTLAPGQTVEVRIALAAKAAVDAPVSATVGTSGPDTTAADNTASARVVIRQPVVTVDPGIGPLGFVARVTGTDFPPGAAVRLAWSAGISPDQGPVTVGADGKFQTQFLIFHHDLIGPRTVSAASVIGPKFQAVQSNPIVVVLRTEQPPFITRG
- a CDS encoding phage tail protein, whose product is MRAGIPGLPSPHPIGEQLPAVYADDRFVRGFTGALDEVLAPILSTLDNFAGYLDPGVAPEDFVGWLAHWVALRVDESWSPAQLRELVTRSVELHRWRGTRRGLAEHVRLLTGGVVELTDSGGVVASPRPGAPLPDPGPAWVQVRVRVPDPARVDRRRLTAAVVDAVPAHVRVAVEVVEG